In one Meles meles unplaced genomic scaffold, mMelMel3.1 paternal haplotype, whole genome shotgun sequence genomic region, the following are encoded:
- the LOC123936419 gene encoding olfactory receptor 2Z1-like, translating to MDSAFTDFHVDSPRDCFISEPQRGALEEGEKSTRDSVLMETAHWDNVSESWQEAGRRPWNHSSTIGFVLTSLFNESPIHLFLFSMVVIIYTLAMAGNAAMVFLIWADAQLHTPMYFLLSQLSFLDIFFTSVTVPKMIAGFLFGWTSISFVGCGAQMFFFMFLGAAECLLLALMAYDRYVAICNPLRYPSLMSHQTCLLMVAASWVGGSLNASIQTAMTLQFPYCGSRRIAHFFCEVPSLLRLACADTAAYERVLFVTGVVVLLVPIAFITTSYALILAAVLRMHSVEGRQKALATCSSHLTVVNLFYGPLVYTYMLPASYHSPGQDDVVSVFYTVLTPMLNPVIYSLRNKEVTGAMKKVIGKCGVGGTA from the exons ATGGACTCAGCTTTCACAGACTTCCATGTGGACTCCCCAAGAGACTGTTTCATTTCTGAGCCACAACGTGGAGccctggaagaaggagaaaagtcaACAAGAGACAGTGTCTTGATGGAAACTGCACACTGGGACAATGTGAG tGAGTCttggcaggaggcaggcagaaggccCTGGAACCACTCCTCCACCATCGGCTTTGTCCTCACGAGCCTTTTTAATGAGAGTCCGATTCACCTGTTCCTATTCAGCATGGTTGTGATAATCTACACACTAGCCATGGCTGGCAACGCTGCCATGGTCTTCCTGATCTGGGCTGATGCCCAGCTCCACACGCCCATGTATTTCCTCCTCAGCCAGCTGTCATTCCTGGACATCTTCTTCACCTCAGTCACCGTCCCCAAGATGATAGCAGGCTTCCTCTTTGGCTGGACTAGCATCTCATTTGTGGGCTGTGGAGcacaaatgtttttcttcatgttcCTTGGGGCTGCTGAGTGCCTCCTGCTGGCCctcatggcctatgaccgctacgtGGCCATCTGCAACCCACTGCGCTACCCATCACTCATGAGTCACCAGACCTGTCTGCTCATGGTGGCCGCCTCCTGGGTGGGAGGGTCCCTCAATGCCTCTATCCAGACAGCAATGACCCTGCAGTTCCCCTATTGTGGCTCAAGGAGGATTGCACACTTTTTCTGTGAGGTACCTTCACTGCTGAGGCTGGCCTGTGCTGACACAGCTGCCTATGAGCGAGTCCTCTTTGTGACAGGTGTGGTGGTCCTTCTGGTGCCCATTGCCTTCATCACCACCTCCTATGCCCTCATTCTGGCAGCAGTGCTTAGGATGCATTCCGTGGAGGGGCGTCAGAAGGCCCTAGccacctgctcctcccacttAACAGTTGTCAACCTCTTCTATGGGCCCCTCGTGTATACCTATATGTTACCCGCATCTTACCACTCTCCTGGCCAGGATGATGTAGTGTCCGTCTTTTATACAGTCCTCACACCCATGCTGAACCCTGTCATCTACAGTCTCAGGAACAAGGAAGTGACAGGAGCAATGAAGAAGGTGATAGGGAAGTGTGGGGTGGGTGGGACTGCTTAA